From the genome of Streptomyces xanthophaeus:
CAGCCTGCTCGTACATCCCAAGCGGCAGCTGGAACGCGTACCGCGCCTGATCCCCGGCGCCCGCGCCGAGATCGTCGCCGCGACCGGCCACGGCCCGCAGATCGACCACCCCGACCTGGTCAACGCGCGGATGCTGAGCTTCATGGAGGACGTCGACTCCCTCGCCCCCGCCGGCGCCTGAGCCCGGACCGGAACCTCCGGATCCCGTGGGCAGGACCGGAAGTGATGCGCCGCCTGTCCGGATCGTCGCTGTTCATCCCGGTCCGGCGGGGCAAGGATGTCTCCCTGCGGTTCGGCTTCCACGTGACGTGATCCGGGGGGATTCATGACAACGAGAACGCGACGCACCAGGAACACGAGGGGTACGGGACGTACACGGCGTACGGGGCTTACGAGGCGTACGGGCTTCGCCGTGGCGGGCGGTTTCCTCGCCACCCTCGGTATGACGGCTCCCGCGCAGACGGCCGAGGGCGCGACGGCCGCATCCTGCAAGCCGTCCGTCCAGGTCCTTCAGACGCTGCCCGGCACCGACGATCCGCATCCGAGCCCCTGGGTGCGCCACACCCAGGTCTCGGCCATCGCACCGGGGCACTCGCACCTGGCGGTCGGCATGTCCGGCATGAAGCCGGCGTACTGGATCGGGGAACAGGTGTACGCGGTGCCGGTGCCCGAGGGTTCCAGCACGGGCCGGGTCAAGGACGTCAACCGGTCCGGCCTCATGGTCGGGCAGGTGACCACCCGCGACGGCAGCAAGGCGTTCAGCTACCGGCACGGCGATCCCGCCATCACCGTACTGCCCGGCGGGGACGAGGCGAGCGGGGTCAACGACCGCGGCGTCATCGTCGGCAGCCTCTGGGACGCCGTCCGGAACCGGACCGTCGGCGTGGAATGGTCGCACGGTCGGCCGCGCCGTGAACTGCCCCCGCCCGCCGGATACATGCTCAGCCAGATGTCCGGCCTCAACAACGCCGGGCAGGTGTCCGGCAACGCCTGGGAGCTGGAACGGCGCCCCGGCCGCCAGTTCCTCGCCGTCCCGGGGCTCTACTGGCCCGCGTACCCGGACTCGGCGCCCTCGGTGCTGGCGCCCTTCGACGACACGGGGGACCACCACGTCACCCGGGGGATCGACGACTCGGGCCGGATCGTCGGCTACGCGAAGCGGGGCCAGGGGCCCGACACCGCGGAGTACGCCGTGGTGTGGAACCGACCCGACGGCCCTGCGGTGTACGCACCCTGGGCGCCGGGCGCGATCGGCGGAACGTTCGACGCGATCAGCCCGAACACCGGCGTCGCGGTCGGCCTGGCCGAGTTCGCCTACGCGTCGCCGCGCCCGCCGGACAGCCCGCCGGCCCGGGCGCAGTACTGGACCGGCAAGGGGCCGATGCGTGTCCTGCCGGGGCTGGGCCCGTCGCTGTTCACCGCCGCCTTCGCCGTCACTGACGACGACCGGGTCGGCGGAGCCGCACTGGACCCGCAGAACCGGGTCCGGCCGGTGATCTGGACCTGCGCGTCCCAGCAGGCGTACGTGCCGGAGAGCCCCCGGCCGTAGGGGGTGTCTCGGTTCGCTTCGGTTCGGTTCGTTCGGGGCAGGGCGGTCTCGGGCACGCCGTGGCGAGCACCCCCGTGGATCGCCACGGCGTGTGCGAGGCCGCCCTGCGTCAGCGGGTGGGGGAAGGCGGGGCCGCCTCGGGCGTGCCCGTGGGGAGGAAGCGGGTGATGCGCTGCGGGGGGACTATTGCGGGGAGGAGGAAGTTCCACAGGTCGGTGACGCGCGTGTGGAGGTCTTCGCGGCGGGTGCGGACGTACGAGGTGACCTGGATGCCGGTGAAGGCTCCGACGAGCAGGGCCGACAGGTCCTGGACGTCGAGCGACGGGTTTATGTCGCCGCGCTGCTGAGCGGGGGTCAGGCAGCTGCGGCAGGTGTCGATCCAGGCGTCGTAGGGGGTCGGGTCGGGGTGGGTGAAGGAGCCGAACTCGATGACCAGACGGATGCCTGCACGGATCCGGGCGTCGGTGCGCAGGCCGTGGGCCATCCGGTGGGTGAGGTCGATGACGGTCTGCAGGCCCGGGTCCTCCACGGCGGGGAGGTGTTCGGAGACCTGGAACTGCTCGTCCATCAGAGTGCGGGCGAGGGCTTCCTTGGACGGGAAGTGGAAGTAGAGGGCGCCCTTGGTGACTCCCGCATGCTTGACGACGTCGCTGAGGCTGGTGCCCTCGAACCCGCCGAGATCGAAGGCGGTCGCCGCGCCGTCGAGTATGGCTTGGCGGGTGATCTCGGCCCGCTCCTGTCTGGCCCTCGCCACGATCTGCTCGTCCCCTTGGTCACTGCCCGAGCGGTGTTCGCCGCGGTGTGCCGTCAATGTAGTCGGGCGATGCGAAACGAAACCAGTCGGCAGGTACTTTTTTGCGGAGACGGTGAGCGGTTCGGGGAGTTGTGTGGTTCTTTGCGTGATTCTTTTTTCGGGGGCGAGTGCCCCTGGACGTCAATGGACCTGTTCCGAAGGTGAGTTGGCCGGCCGGTCCGGGTAGTCCGGGAGCGCGAGTGCGGTGGCGTCCTTCGCCGCCTTCAGCATCCAGGTGAGGATGCGCCGTCTGCCGAGGAGGGTGTTGCGCAGGCGCAGGCCCTGTTTCGAGGAGGGGGCGAGGAAGCGGCCCGTCCGGTCTCCGCCCTTCTGGCGTTCCTGGGCGTAGGGGCGCAGCAGGGACTCGTAGCGGCCGAAGGCGGC
Proteins encoded in this window:
- a CDS encoding ScbR family autoregulator-binding transcription factor: MARARQERAEITRQAILDGAATAFDLGGFEGTSLSDVVKHAGVTKGALYFHFPSKEALARTLMDEQFQVSEHLPAVEDPGLQTVIDLTHRMAHGLRTDARIRAGIRLVIEFGSFTHPDPTPYDAWIDTCRSCLTPAQQRGDINPSLDVQDLSALLVGAFTGIQVTSYVRTRREDLHTRVTDLWNFLLPAIVPPQRITRFLPTGTPEAAPPSPTR